In one Stieleria sp. JC731 genomic region, the following are encoded:
- a CDS encoding class I SAM-dependent methyltransferase, protein MTEPTPSSRGYDTLAPFYRLLETLMFGKRLHQARTALLSELGQVKTALVFGDGNGRFLKDLCSEQPHCNVTSVDHSKAMLHRQRERLAQLGKDNPVEFLHVDALQYEPPSGSFDLLVCCYFLDCFTESQLNRCLPIWLGALKGNGTLYFVDFQRPKSPLRRFYSDVRLLMIHQLFRRWTNHPSRKLLNLCEIIEMHGMQMTAEASHLDSMCVCRLYKKNETDLRP, encoded by the coding sequence GTGACTGAGCCGACACCGTCATCACGCGGGTACGACACGCTCGCACCATTTTATCGCCTGCTCGAAACTTTGATGTTCGGCAAGCGGCTTCACCAAGCTCGCACCGCTCTGCTAAGCGAGCTTGGTCAGGTTAAGACAGCTCTGGTGTTTGGTGATGGAAACGGAAGGTTCCTTAAAGACCTGTGCAGCGAGCAACCGCATTGCAATGTAACCAGTGTTGACCACAGTAAGGCAATGCTTCATCGGCAGCGTGAACGTCTTGCTCAGCTTGGCAAAGATAATCCAGTTGAGTTCCTGCACGTTGACGCGTTGCAATATGAACCACCAAGCGGATCATTTGACCTACTGGTCTGCTGTTACTTTCTGGACTGTTTTACAGAGTCACAGTTAAACCGTTGTTTGCCGATTTGGCTAGGCGCTCTAAAGGGGAACGGCACGTTGTACTTTGTTGACTTTCAACGGCCCAAGTCGCCTCTAAGACGATTCTATTCAGATGTTCGTCTTCTGATGATCCACCAGTTGTTCCGACGATGGACGAACCATCCGAGTCGTAAGCTGCTAAATCTTTGCGAGATCATCGAGATGCATGGGATGCAGATGACTGCCGAAGCGTCTCATCTCGATTCGATGTGTGTCTGCAGGCTTTACAAAAAAAATGAAACCGACCTTCGTCCGTGA
- a CDS encoding Na+/H+ antiporter NhaA → MSKPTGGDQPIRAFLYNNSMFLVLGSLLALLWANADGLFSGHSYHNFVHVNLWPLASHGHDAHGLTFHFVVNDILMALFFAIAAKEVWESILPGGALSNLRTAATPLLATAGGVVGPSIVYIIGALMVGQYGELGNGWAIPCATDIAFSYLIARLIFGTGHPAISFLLLLAIADDAVGLAILAVFYPSGDVNMSWLGLTAIAVATGFGFNKAGIKNFWWYLAIPGVLSWISFYMSGIHAALGLVPIIPTLPHAKRDEGIFAEDGSQTDTLNQFEHWWKEPVELILGMFALVNAGVVLSSVGAGTWLVTLGLFVGKPLGIVAFSYFAVRVLKLDLPGGMNLKHVTVIGCIASLGFTVALFVSTAAFPNPGPIQDSVKMGALLSFLAPVTAIVAAKALGIRLAFLDRKAAA, encoded by the coding sequence ATGTCGAAGCCGACGGGCGGTGATCAGCCAATACGCGCGTTCCTGTACAACAATTCGATGTTCCTGGTTCTGGGATCGCTTCTGGCCTTACTCTGGGCAAATGCGGACGGGCTGTTCTCGGGGCATTCATACCACAACTTTGTTCACGTCAACCTTTGGCCGTTGGCCAGCCATGGCCACGACGCCCATGGTTTGACGTTTCACTTTGTGGTCAACGACATCTTGATGGCCCTCTTCTTCGCGATTGCCGCGAAGGAAGTCTGGGAATCAATCCTGCCTGGGGGTGCACTCTCCAATTTACGAACCGCTGCGACGCCACTTTTGGCAACCGCCGGTGGCGTGGTTGGCCCTTCAATCGTTTACATCATCGGTGCCCTGATGGTCGGACAATACGGCGAACTGGGCAACGGATGGGCGATTCCATGTGCGACCGACATCGCATTTAGCTACTTGATCGCGCGATTAATTTTCGGGACGGGGCACCCTGCGATTTCATTCCTGTTGCTATTGGCGATCGCAGACGACGCGGTTGGCTTGGCGATTCTGGCGGTGTTCTATCCATCCGGCGACGTCAACATGTCGTGGCTCGGCCTGACAGCTATCGCAGTTGCCACCGGATTCGGATTCAACAAAGCGGGCATCAAAAACTTCTGGTGGTACCTTGCGATCCCTGGCGTTCTTAGCTGGATCTCGTTCTACATGTCAGGAATCCACGCCGCACTCGGACTGGTTCCGATCATCCCGACCTTGCCACATGCCAAGAGAGACGAAGGCATCTTTGCAGAGGATGGAAGCCAGACCGATACGCTCAATCAATTCGAGCACTGGTGGAAAGAACCTGTGGAGCTAATCTTGGGGATGTTCGCGCTCGTCAACGCCGGCGTAGTGCTCTCCAGTGTCGGAGCGGGAACCTGGCTTGTCACCTTGGGCCTATTCGTCGGCAAACCGCTTGGGATCGTCGCATTCAGCTACTTTGCTGTCCGAGTTTTGAAATTGGACTTGCCAGGGGGCATGAATTTGAAGCACGTGACAGTGATCGGTTGCATAGCCAGCCTGGGCTTTACCGTCGCATTGTTCGTTTCCACCGCGGCCTTTCCGAACCCTGGACCGATCCAAGACTCGGTCAAAATGGGCGCGTTGCTAAGCTTCTTGGCCCCGGTAACGGCAATCGTTGCGGCGAAGGCCTTGGGAATTCGCCTTGCATTTCTGGATCGCAAGGCCGCCGCCTAG
- a CDS encoding AMP-binding protein encodes MIRPLLAILYRKRVVGLENLPSEGGYLIVSNHVSWIDGIVLLWMLPRNIRFVVDGGNFETPLTKWIATAFGTIMMVSNPKSIARALKTAREGLKAGDVIGIFPEGTLTRTGQLQGFKAGFRKVLQNNDAPIVPVYLDGMWGSIFSFSGGKFFFKWPSKFRRRLTVYVGKPLPNETPTEIVRSQVAQLAARSQVEHRDEYPLVAKMLIRTWRRRGGRLQVADSMGTELKGREALTRALALRRMLAREVMSPDETNIGILLPPSVGGVIVNVALAFDRRVAVNLNYTVSSEVINYCVDQVGIQHVLTSEKFLSKTGLKVDSNVITLESVRDKVTTADKVIAFVQANLVPARLLFRLLGLNRVKIDDLLTIIFTSGSTGMPKGVMLTQGNISHNVDAIEKAIRLNHDDVVLGVLPFFHSFGYSVTLWAAQVLGPCGVYHFNPLDARQVGKLAERYGVTVILGTPTFVRGYIRRISPEQFSKLDICVVGAEKMPGELFEAFEERFGVRPVEGYGTTELSPLVSVNVPPTRSPSKHQPDRIEGSVGRPLPGVCAKVVSQDTGEELCAGEDGMLLISGPNVMAGYANKAELTSQVIKDGFYVTGDVAHIDADGFIHITGRLSRFSKIGGEMVPHVKVEEEICNIVGRAVTDQGQTEEPDENAMNVCVTAVPDVKKGERLIVLHRPLPVDIEEVLAGLKAAGLPNLFIPSRDSFYEVEQIPLLGTGKLDLKGAKDLALQLTGGSPKQSA; translated from the coding sequence ATGATCCGGCCCTTGCTGGCGATTCTCTATCGCAAACGCGTTGTCGGACTCGAAAACCTTCCCAGCGAAGGCGGCTATCTGATTGTCAGCAATCATGTGTCGTGGATCGACGGTATCGTGCTGCTGTGGATGCTACCTCGCAACATTCGGTTCGTCGTCGATGGCGGCAATTTTGAAACACCGCTGACAAAATGGATCGCCACGGCATTCGGCACCATCATGATGGTCAGCAATCCGAAGTCGATTGCCAGGGCACTGAAGACTGCTCGTGAAGGACTGAAAGCGGGCGACGTGATTGGAATTTTCCCCGAAGGCACATTGACCCGAACCGGGCAACTGCAGGGATTCAAAGCGGGATTCCGAAAGGTGCTGCAAAACAATGACGCGCCAATCGTTCCCGTTTATTTGGACGGGATGTGGGGAAGCATTTTTAGCTTTTCTGGTGGCAAGTTCTTTTTCAAATGGCCAAGCAAATTTCGGCGACGACTGACCGTCTATGTTGGCAAACCGCTTCCAAACGAAACACCAACTGAGATCGTGCGATCGCAAGTTGCTCAACTGGCGGCGCGTTCTCAGGTCGAGCACCGCGACGAATATCCACTGGTCGCGAAGATGCTGATTCGGACATGGCGACGCCGCGGCGGTCGTTTGCAAGTTGCCGATTCGATGGGCACTGAACTGAAGGGCCGCGAAGCGTTGACACGTGCGTTGGCATTACGGCGGATGCTGGCGCGTGAAGTCATGTCACCAGACGAAACGAACATCGGGATCTTGTTACCGCCAAGCGTCGGTGGCGTCATCGTCAATGTTGCCTTGGCCTTTGACCGCCGCGTTGCGGTGAACCTGAACTACACTGTTTCCAGCGAGGTCATCAATTACTGTGTCGATCAAGTCGGCATCCAACATGTGCTGACGAGTGAAAAGTTCCTCAGCAAGACCGGTCTAAAAGTTGACTCAAACGTGATCACCTTGGAATCGGTCCGCGATAAGGTCACCACGGCAGACAAAGTCATCGCGTTTGTTCAAGCCAATCTTGTTCCCGCTCGGCTGCTGTTTCGACTGCTTGGACTGAACCGAGTCAAGATCGATGACTTGCTAACGATCATCTTCACCAGCGGTTCAACAGGAATGCCCAAAGGCGTCATGTTGACCCAGGGGAATATCAGCCACAACGTCGACGCGATTGAAAAAGCGATCCGTTTGAATCACGACGATGTGGTGCTCGGTGTATTGCCGTTCTTTCACTCGTTCGGCTACAGCGTCACGCTATGGGCGGCACAGGTGCTTGGGCCTTGTGGTGTGTACCATTTCAATCCGCTCGATGCACGCCAAGTCGGCAAGCTTGCCGAGCGGTACGGCGTTACGGTCATTCTTGGCACGCCTACGTTCGTCCGGGGATATATCCGGCGGATTAGTCCCGAACAGTTTTCAAAACTAGACATCTGCGTCGTCGGCGCTGAAAAGATGCCGGGCGAACTATTCGAAGCTTTCGAAGAACGTTTTGGTGTCCGGCCTGTCGAAGGCTACGGCACAACGGAATTAAGCCCACTGGTCTCCGTTAACGTTCCGCCAACAAGATCGCCTTCGAAGCACCAACCCGACCGCATCGAAGGCTCTGTTGGAAGGCCACTGCCAGGTGTTTGTGCCAAGGTGGTCTCCCAAGATACCGGCGAGGAACTGTGCGCTGGCGAAGACGGCATGCTTCTGATATCCGGCCCCAACGTGATGGCTGGGTACGCAAACAAGGCTGAACTTACATCGCAGGTCATCAAAGACGGCTTCTACGTGACTGGCGACGTTGCTCATATCGATGCCGATGGGTTTATTCACATCACCGGACGCCTGAGCCGTTTCTCCAAGATCGGTGGTGAAATGGTTCCACACGTTAAGGTGGAAGAAGAAATTTGCAATATCGTTGGACGCGCCGTTACCGACCAAGGGCAAACCGAAGAACCCGACGAAAACGCGATGAATGTCTGCGTGACAGCGGTGCCCGATGTAAAGAAGGGAGAACGGCTGATCGTGTTACACCGACCCTTGCCAGTCGACATCGAAGAAGTCCTTGCCGGGTTGAAAGCGGCTGGGCTTCCGAACTTGTTCATTCCCTCACGAGACTCGTTTTACGAAGTCGAACAGATTCCGTTGCTTGGCACTGGAAAGCTTGATCTGAAGGGCGCAAAAGACTTGGCCCTTCAACTGACCGGCGGATCTCCCAAACAGTCAGCTTAG
- a CDS encoding polysaccharide biosynthesis/export family protein has protein sequence MNTTSSNLVHDRRIAGEGLRSTIWQRLRRIGVSVATASLLVGSMTGCSALTQPINGIPASRVPSQFFAEPKNDLVPVDISLLTLEPPRDYILGSGDILGVYIEGVLPYNPPGEPPGPPPVNFPDAQSTLPPSVGYPVTIQEDGTLSLPLIEPLNVAGLTLDQVRDAIRDAYIDNDILRSDKARPIVTIIQERTIDIIVVREDFGMGRSTNSAELRGGTDRSASGGLVKLKAYQNDILHALVETGGLPGLNAKNQVKVLRASKRNREMREEFLAEFRKQRIAAMADPCACPPKLPDDPTILRVPLRLPPGDSPNLTAEDITLQEGDIVYIESRETEVFYTGGLLPGGEFPLPRDYDLDVLGAMSMVGNGVYGQTAQSTRSGGLGGLGGAIATIPPGRLYILRKTDCNGQIAIEVDLAKAINDPRSRPLIKSGDTLVLQYKPEEEILNFGLGTFFTYGIRELLRN, from the coding sequence ATGAATACAACCTCTTCAAACTTGGTTCACGACCGGCGAATCGCTGGCGAAGGACTGCGATCAACGATCTGGCAACGACTGCGACGTATCGGCGTCTCAGTCGCAACCGCTTCGCTATTGGTCGGATCGATGACCGGTTGCTCCGCGTTGACGCAGCCAATTAACGGTATCCCCGCGTCACGCGTCCCTTCGCAGTTCTTCGCGGAGCCTAAAAACGATTTGGTCCCTGTCGACATCTCGTTGCTGACGCTGGAACCACCACGCGATTACATCTTGGGATCGGGTGACATCCTGGGCGTTTATATCGAAGGCGTCCTACCTTACAACCCACCAGGTGAACCGCCAGGTCCACCGCCGGTCAACTTCCCCGACGCGCAGAGCACCTTGCCGCCTTCAGTGGGCTATCCCGTTACGATTCAAGAAGACGGAACGCTGTCGCTTCCGCTGATTGAACCACTGAACGTTGCTGGTCTGACATTGGATCAAGTTCGGGATGCGATTCGCGACGCGTATATCGATAACGATATTTTGCGTAGCGACAAAGCACGCCCGATCGTGACCATCATCCAAGAACGCACGATCGACATCATTGTCGTTCGAGAAGACTTTGGGATGGGACGTAGTACCAATTCAGCGGAACTGCGTGGTGGTACGGACCGTAGTGCGAGCGGTGGGTTGGTCAAGCTGAAGGCCTATCAGAATGATATTCTGCATGCTCTGGTCGAAACCGGTGGATTGCCTGGACTCAATGCGAAGAACCAAGTGAAGGTTCTTCGTGCCAGCAAGCGAAATCGCGAGATGCGTGAAGAGTTCTTGGCCGAGTTCCGCAAGCAACGGATCGCCGCAATGGCGGATCCATGTGCATGCCCACCGAAGCTTCCAGATGATCCAACGATCCTTCGTGTGCCACTGCGTTTGCCACCAGGAGATTCGCCAAACCTGACAGCGGAAGATATCACTCTGCAGGAAGGCGACATCGTCTACATCGAGTCACGGGAGACGGAAGTCTTCTACACGGGCGGATTGCTTCCAGGTGGAGAGTTTCCACTGCCACGTGACTACGACCTCGACGTACTCGGTGCTATGTCCATGGTTGGCAATGGCGTCTATGGACAGACTGCTCAGTCAACACGATCTGGCGGTCTTGGCGGTCTCGGTGGTGCGATTGCGACGATCCCTCCAGGACGCCTCTACATCCTTCGAAAGACGGATTGCAACGGGCAAATCGCGATCGAAGTTGACTTGGCAAAAGCGATCAACGATCCGCGTTCGCGGCCATTGATCAAATCCGGTGACACGCTTGTGCTGCAGTACAAGCCAGAAGAGGAAATCCTGAACTTCGGATTGGGAACCTTCTTCACCTACGGAATTCGTGAGCTGCTACGGAACTAA
- a CDS encoding glycosyltransferase family 4 protein, producing the protein MTFLTLVSLICSVAAALVFVPTVRALARLVGMVDKPDAERKLHRAPIALGGGVAVVISVLVGFAATVMFDRNFGTFQLGYVDSQWYRLFAAGTAIMLVGLIDDVWIMRGRQKLLFQILIISALVGSGTIVSKVGLMGMELQLGSLAFPVTVLWLLVCVNALNLIDGADGMATTVGAFIAMGLAVLSLSLGADLGAVFAFCLAGSLLGFLVFNKPPASIFLGDAGSMVIGLFIGVLSVWGSVKGSTLLASAPIGILAIPLFDSTAAIARRWLTGRSIYATDRAHLHHLLDKKYGHRGMLLIVAGLCLVTTSMAVASVHFEMPWLAMLGIILAGTFLVITRSFGHAECQLLLMKATHMTRSFFITPQQSMTEKNHRCVPLQGSGDWGVVWEPLVDFAQVHNLAKISIDLNLSWIHEGYHASWSAVRMPDRINQIQMRWPIIIKASGQSMGVNIGTLHVVAAADSPGIHERMADLTMRLVDLEPQVQLVIDELERKRAGVSEKPLVTTAPRFASQERRNDTSTILT; encoded by the coding sequence ATGACTTTTCTGACTCTGGTTTCACTCATCTGTTCGGTTGCCGCGGCGCTCGTTTTCGTGCCAACCGTGCGTGCACTTGCTCGACTCGTCGGAATGGTTGATAAGCCCGACGCCGAAAGAAAGCTGCACCGCGCGCCAATCGCCCTGGGCGGGGGGGTCGCTGTCGTAATCAGCGTTCTGGTTGGTTTCGCAGCAACGGTGATGTTCGACCGCAACTTCGGGACGTTCCAACTGGGCTATGTCGATAGCCAATGGTACCGATTATTTGCCGCCGGAACCGCGATCATGCTGGTCGGCTTGATCGATGACGTCTGGATCATGCGTGGAAGGCAGAAACTTCTGTTTCAAATCCTGATCATTTCGGCGCTCGTCGGCAGTGGAACGATCGTCAGCAAAGTTGGCTTGATGGGTATGGAGCTTCAACTGGGATCGCTGGCTTTTCCAGTCACAGTGTTGTGGTTGTTGGTCTGCGTCAATGCCCTGAATCTTATTGACGGCGCTGACGGAATGGCGACGACCGTTGGAGCATTTATCGCGATGGGCTTGGCGGTGCTTAGCTTGTCACTTGGCGCCGACCTGGGAGCCGTCTTCGCGTTCTGTCTTGCTGGAAGCCTTCTCGGTTTCTTGGTCTTTAACAAACCACCCGCATCGATCTTCCTTGGCGATGCGGGAAGCATGGTCATCGGGCTTTTCATCGGTGTGCTTTCCGTTTGGGGCAGCGTCAAAGGCTCAACGTTGCTTGCTTCTGCACCGATTGGGATCCTTGCAATTCCGCTATTCGATTCGACGGCCGCGATTGCACGCCGTTGGTTGACCGGACGAAGTATTTACGCAACCGACCGGGCTCACCTGCACCACTTGCTGGATAAGAAATACGGCCATCGCGGGATGTTGCTGATTGTTGCCGGCCTCTGCTTAGTGACAACGTCAATGGCAGTCGCATCGGTGCATTTCGAAATGCCGTGGCTTGCCATGTTGGGAATCATCCTGGCAGGCACATTCTTGGTGATCACGCGATCATTTGGACATGCCGAATGCCAACTGTTGCTGATGAAAGCCACGCACATGACCCGATCTTTCTTCATCACTCCGCAACAGTCGATGACCGAAAAGAACCATCGCTGCGTCCCGCTGCAAGGGTCCGGTGATTGGGGAGTCGTTTGGGAGCCGCTCGTCGATTTTGCACAGGTGCACAATCTGGCGAAGATCAGTATCGATTTGAATCTTTCATGGATTCACGAAGGCTATCACGCGAGCTGGTCAGCTGTACGAATGCCTGACCGAATCAACCAAATCCAAATGCGATGGCCGATCATCATCAAAGCCAGCGGGCAATCGATGGGCGTCAATATCGGTACTCTACACGTCGTTGCGGCCGCAGATTCGCCTGGGATCCATGAGCGGATGGCAGACCTGACGATGCGACTAGTCGACCTGGAACCGCAAGTCCAACTGGTTATCGATGAGCTTGAACGCAAGCGAGCTGGTGTTTCGGAGAAGCCGCTTGTCACAACAGCACCACGTTTCGCCAGCCAGGAACGCAGAAACGACACGTCAACGATCTTGACCTAG
- a CDS encoding transcription termination/antitermination protein NusG gives MQYKGSDSSEAVTQVDEVRAERSNGAIDIAAMLQIVCNIPLFKRYPKGFEFVPILPKEPDRFPEDLLDSEVATKSDWWLLYTKSRQEKQLMRQLRELNLSHYGPQIEQRKRSPAGRVRTSFVPLFSNYVFMCGTEEDRYNAVCTGCVQKVTEITDVEILLADLHQISDLISIGAPMSIEERILPGQHVRVKNGPFAGFEGVVIRRDQETRLLVSVQFMDQGVSVKLDDCQLEPLGTPSDGSAIAKE, from the coding sequence GTGCAGTACAAAGGCTCCGATTCGAGCGAAGCTGTCACCCAGGTGGACGAAGTCCGCGCTGAACGGTCAAATGGTGCCATCGACATTGCGGCGATGTTGCAAATCGTCTGCAACATTCCTTTGTTTAAGCGATACCCAAAGGGTTTTGAATTCGTGCCCATTCTTCCGAAAGAACCAGATCGGTTCCCCGAAGACTTGTTGGATTCCGAGGTCGCGACGAAGTCAGATTGGTGGCTGCTGTACACAAAGAGTCGTCAAGAAAAGCAATTGATGAGGCAGCTTCGCGAGCTGAACCTGTCTCACTACGGCCCGCAAATCGAACAGCGCAAACGTTCGCCAGCGGGACGTGTTCGCACCAGTTTTGTTCCGCTCTTCAGCAACTATGTCTTCATGTGCGGAACTGAAGAAGATCGCTACAACGCGGTTTGCACTGGTTGCGTTCAGAAGGTTACTGAGATCACCGATGTCGAGATCCTGCTAGCCGACCTGCATCAGATCAGTGACTTGATTTCGATTGGCGCCCCAATGTCAATCGAGGAACGAATTCTTCCTGGGCAACATGTCCGAGTGAAAAACGGACCGTTTGCCGGATTCGAAGGCGTCGTCATTCGACGCGACCAAGAAACACGACTGCTCGTGTCAGTCCAATTTATGGATCAGGGCGTGAGCGTCAAACTTGATGATTGCCAGCTCGAACCACTCGGAACACCATCCGACGGATCGGCGATTGCCAAGGAATAG
- a CDS encoding UDP-glucose 6-dehydrogenase, which yields MTVSKICCIGAGYVGGPTMAMIAHKCPNIDVKVVDINETRIAQWNSDTLPIYEPGLDEIVKSARGKNLTFTTEVDAAIKEADMVFISVNTPTKTFGVGAGRAANLEFVEKCARRIAEVAEGHKIVVEKSTLPVRTAEAVKRILSNAENGCTFDVLSNPEFLAEGTAVEDLLAPDRVLIGGERPEAIQALVDVYAQWVPNDRILTTNLWSSELSKLTANAFLAQRVSSINAISALCEATEADVDEVAAAIGTDSRIGPKFLKASVGFGGSCFQKDILNLVYLCEYFGLPEVAEYWEQVVRMNDYQKERFVSRMVRTMFNTVSDKKIGVWGFAFKKDTNDTRESAAIYVCRDLLLEKARVCIYDPQVSKEQVIQELEYVFADGDNGISPAKRELIQSHVTFATDCYDASEDAHAIAVLTEWDEFVDIDFAKVYSSMKKPAFVFDGRNRLKHLNLSEKGFEYHGIGF from the coding sequence ATGACTGTTTCCAAGATCTGCTGCATCGGCGCCGGCTATGTTGGCGGCCCGACCATGGCAATGATTGCTCACAAGTGTCCTAACATTGACGTCAAAGTTGTGGACATCAATGAGACGCGAATCGCTCAGTGGAATTCAGACACGCTTCCGATCTATGAACCGGGACTGGACGAGATCGTCAAGTCAGCTCGTGGAAAGAACTTGACGTTCACGACCGAAGTCGATGCGGCGATCAAAGAAGCCGACATGGTCTTCATCTCGGTCAACACTCCGACGAAGACTTTCGGTGTCGGTGCGGGTCGCGCAGCAAACTTAGAGTTCGTTGAGAAATGTGCGCGTCGCATCGCCGAAGTTGCTGAAGGCCACAAGATCGTTGTCGAGAAATCGACTCTGCCCGTTCGGACCGCCGAAGCCGTCAAACGCATCCTGTCAAATGCAGAAAACGGTTGCACATTCGATGTACTGAGCAACCCAGAGTTTCTCGCCGAGGGGACTGCTGTCGAAGACTTGCTCGCGCCCGATCGCGTTCTTATCGGTGGTGAACGCCCCGAAGCGATCCAAGCCCTTGTCGATGTCTATGCACAATGGGTCCCAAACGATCGCATCCTGACGACGAACTTGTGGAGCAGTGAGCTTTCGAAGCTAACAGCGAACGCATTCCTCGCCCAACGTGTTTCATCGATCAACGCCATCAGCGCGCTTTGCGAAGCGACCGAGGCGGACGTGGATGAAGTTGCCGCCGCGATCGGGACTGACTCACGAATCGGACCTAAGTTCCTAAAAGCTTCCGTAGGTTTTGGTGGAAGCTGCTTCCAAAAAGATATCCTGAACCTCGTCTACTTGTGCGAGTACTTCGGGCTACCCGAAGTCGCCGAATACTGGGAACAAGTTGTTCGCATGAACGACTACCAGAAAGAGCGGTTTGTCAGCCGCATGGTTCGAACCATGTTCAACACCGTCTCTGACAAGAAGATCGGCGTCTGGGGTTTTGCGTTTAAGAAAGACACCAATGACACTCGCGAATCTGCTGCGATCTATGTCTGTCGCGACCTGCTGCTAGAGAAAGCACGCGTCTGCATCTACGACCCCCAAGTCAGCAAAGAACAGGTGATCCAAGAACTGGAGTACGTGTTTGCGGACGGCGATAACGGGATCAGCCCCGCCAAACGTGAACTGATCCAAAGTCACGTGACGTTCGCGACCGACTGCTACGATGCCTCCGAAGACGCTCATGCGATCGCGGTATTGACAGAATGGGACGAGTTTGTTGACATCGATTTTGCTAAGGTTTACTCGTCGATGAAGAAGCCAGCATTTGTCTTCGATGGACGAAATCGCCTGAAGCACCTGAACCTGAGTGAAAAGGGATTCGAGTACCACGGAATCGGTTTCTAA
- a CDS encoding GDP-L-fucose synthase family protein, producing the protein MNSIKLPEGRVYVAGHRGMVGGAVVRLLRQLGIEESNLLLRDRNQLNLTRQDEVETFFNNERPDVVIFAAAKVGGIHANDTYPAEFIYDNLMMAANSIDAAYRSGTRRFLFLGSTCIYPRMAPQPMPEDCLLTGPLEQTNEAYALAKISGLKLCQHYRTQYGVQYHSAMPTNLYGPGDNYHPENSHVMPAMIRRFDEAVRNGADEVVIWGTGTPRREFLHVDDLARGLVHLVNIEDPPNLVNVGTGSDISIRELAELIARVTGFTGKIVQDTSKPDGTPVKRTNTDLVQSTGWEPKIALEIGIKKTYEDYLQTVKTGELREV; encoded by the coding sequence ATGAATTCAATCAAGCTTCCAGAAGGACGAGTATATGTCGCTGGTCACCGAGGAATGGTGGGCGGCGCGGTCGTTCGATTGTTGCGCCAACTGGGTATCGAAGAGAGCAACTTGCTGTTGCGTGATCGAAACCAATTAAACTTGACGCGGCAAGACGAAGTCGAAACGTTCTTCAACAACGAACGCCCTGATGTTGTGATCTTTGCCGCGGCGAAGGTCGGTGGTATCCATGCCAACGACACCTACCCCGCTGAATTCATCTACGACAATCTGATGATGGCGGCCAATTCGATTGATGCAGCCTACCGGAGCGGGACTCGTCGATTTCTGTTTCTTGGCAGTACCTGTATCTACCCGCGAATGGCTCCACAGCCGATGCCGGAAGACTGCTTACTGACCGGCCCACTGGAACAGACCAACGAAGCTTATGCCTTGGCAAAAATCAGTGGACTAAAGCTTTGCCAGCATTACCGAACGCAATACGGCGTGCAGTATCACTCAGCCATGCCGACAAATTTGTACGGGCCTGGTGATAACTACCATCCCGAGAATTCGCATGTCATGCCGGCGATGATTCGCCGCTTTGATGAAGCGGTTCGAAATGGTGCAGACGAAGTTGTGATTTGGGGAACCGGCACACCTCGCCGCGAATTCCTACATGTCGATGACTTGGCACGCGGACTGGTTCATCTAGTGAACATTGAAGACCCGCCAAATCTGGTGAACGTCGGTACCGGATCCGACATCTCGATTCGGGAATTGGCGGAATTGATCGCCCGTGTAACCGGCTTCACCGGTAAGATAGTTCAAGATACCAGTAAGCCGGATGGGACTCCCGTAAAACGCACTAACACCGATTTGGTGCAGTCAACCGGTTGGGAGCCAAAGATTGCTCTGGAAATCGGGATCAAAAAGACTTACGAAGACTATTTGCAGACTGTCAAAACTGGCGAATTGCGAGAAGTTTAG